CACCTAATGAATTCAGAAAAAATGTTCTTTAATTTTTGTTATTAATATATAATAAGATTATATAAACTTTGAAATTTTTATACAAAGGAGAGGAGTTTTATATGATGGAAAAACTGACTTTTGTAATGGAGAATTATCTTGAGGCTATATACGAACTTTCAAATAAAGGTGATAGCGGTGCTAGGCTATCTGATATTGCTAAGCGTCTTGGAGTTACAAAAGCAAGTGCAAATAGTGCAATGTCAACATTAGCTCAAAAAGGATTAATTTCAAACGAAAAATATAAGGAAATTTTTCTTACTCCAAAGGGAAAAATATTATCGGAACAAACCTCCCATAAGCATCATGTTATCCGTCATTTTTTTGTTGAGGTTCTAAAGGTTGACCTTAAAATTGCCGATGGGGATGCGTGCGCTATTGAACATGTTATTAGTAATGAAGCCGTTCTGGCTATGGAGGACTATCTTTCAAATCAGATAATCCCTGATTAGGGTTTAAATATGTATATTTATTAGCAAGATATATTTGACTATAGCTATTGTCATGCCTTAAATTTCTTGGGATTAGAATAGGGATGCTTGAGAATGACGCAGATACATATTCTGAAATAACCCCAGAGCAGGTTTTTTCAACAATATTATATAAAAAACCTGCTGCTTGATAAATTATTATGATTCTATGCACTTTCTATAATAGTAGTAATTGTATTATCGATTTTATTTCTAGTTTCCCTAAGATTATTTGCTTCTAATTTAAGCTTTTTTAAAATATTTTTAACTTCGTTATTTATATTACTAATCTTAGTCTGGGCCCTGCATATTTTTGATTGTACCGCCCAATCCACAAAAAAACCATCGAAAAAATAATCTGCAAAACCCAAGAAGGAATCTAATTGCAAATCGATATCAATAGATGTGTCAACATCCTTCAATTCCCTAGCAAAATTACCTATCCACTTTTGCATATCTGTAATGTGACCTTGAGCCTTACTCATCTTTTCCCTTTTTGCCATAGTTGCTATTAATCCTCCCCCTAACATATCTCACGTCCCCCAATTTTCTGCTGATTGCAAAGCATCCATTGCATGGTTAATATATGTTAATGTATGATTACCCGCATTAATCGCTTCATTTATCTCTTTGAGCTGGCTACTAATCATTTTGTCCTTTTCAATAAGCTCTTCGATGTCATTCCATTTATTAGGCATATATGCCAAAATGAAGTTTCTTTTCTTTTTTAATAAAACCTCATAGTCTTCCTTTGCATGACCTAATAAATTATATTTCTCCATAAGTTTATTTAAGGTAATTTTACACTCTTGAAGTTGAGAAAACACGCTATCACACTTGAGCTTCGCGGTCAATGCTTCGTGTTTTTCTTTATCTAATTTTTCAGCTTTATCATTAAGTATTGTATGAAGAAAATTGGTAAAATTCATTTTACCTAGTTTTTCCACGTCACGTTCTTCTTTCTCTAATATCTTCTTTAATTCTTGCCACTGTTTCTCTAATCGACTACAATCTTGTCTTGTACTATTTATAAGTTTTTCATAACGATTTGCCTCACTTATATTTTCTATGCATTCATATAATTTATCATTTAATTCTTTTCTTTGTTCATCCTGATAATTCATAAACAGCACCCCTCTTTTAGGTCAATTATATTCATATATTACCATATCAATATAATAAAATTCAATCATAGCTATTAAGCGTTGTCAAAATTTGACTTTAAATAATTAACCCTATTTTCACTTCACTTTCCAAAGACAAATTACAAGTGCCGCCTTAAATTTTTATTTTGAAGCAGTCTTATTTTTTTTCATGGCATAAAAATGAAAATCACACATATGGTCCCCGTAGCCAAGAGCGTATTTTCTTTCAAAGTGCATTTTGGGACTTACATTTGTAAAATTTATTTCATCATTATTACAAAATAAAGCACATAATTCATGACAATCATATCGTTTGAAAGCATCATTCCAAAGGCATCCTTTTATATTGTATTCAAAGTTACTTTTGTTATTTTCTACCCATTCAACATCCCAACTATCTCCCTTTAGACCCATGGTAAACATCTTTCTAAAAAGAGAAAAGAAAAAGGGCAGCTTTCCCATTCGTTCATATACTTTTCTTGAATTTTTTTTAGTATTATCCGAAATCATTTTTTTCATATGCTCAAATGCCTCTTCCCTGCTCATTTGAATCTGAAGAACACGATAAAGAGCAATGGCGGGAAAAATGCTTTTAAAAAGATTCCCTCTTCGGTTTTTACTTTCCTCCATACAGTTTTCCTTTAATTTGGTCAATTGATCATCTGTATTTTCACATATAAATTTAGCAATTTTTTCATCGAAATTATTGATGATATAATTTTCCATATATTTTACCATAGCAACATACCCCCCTCAAAGAATTATTGATCTTCTCAAAATTACAATGTCGAATTTCTGACATAATAGCCTCTACCCATCATGTTAGAAACTACAATAACAGCGTTATCATAACAATGTTATTATAGCATAATTTACCATAGACTACAATGAAAATGATACCTTTTATCAATAACTAAAGGTGATTTCATAATTTAATTCTTTATTCACAATGGTATTGTATAAAAAGACTGGATAAGTCACTCTAGAGATTCTCGTCAAAGCTTCAATATATAAATATGGAAATTTTAGATTATCATAAACAACTAAGAATTTTTAAAAAAGATATATTAATAATTTTGAGCTATTTTATTAGCAAATACTTGAGGAAATTGCATAATTCTAACTTGGCACAATTGCACAATAAATGGGGTATGCCTCTAGGGGATTTAAGACTATATGTAGTAGTAAATTTTTGAGGATTGTAATTATGCAATTTGCTCACTTGACAAAACAGAATAAAAGTTTTAAAATAACGTTGTTATCTTAAAATGTTGGGAGGTGTATCTTGAGACCAGTCAACGAAGAACTAAAATCAGAAATATTAAATATTAGCAAGAAAGAGTTTTTAGATCATGGATATAATAAAACCACTGTACGAAGTATTGCTACATCCTTAGGCTGTACTACAGGAGCAATTTATCGTTATTACAAGGATAAATCTGCAATATTTGATGCTCTGGTAAAAGAACCCTGTGAAATACTATTAAAACGATTTAGAGAAACTTCACTAAATATTTCATCATATTCAGAGGATGTTCAAGTAAAAAGTGTTCCTGAGATGTCTGCCGATGAATTTGATTGGATGGTAGATTATATTTATGACAATTATGATGTATTTCGATTGATTTGCTGTGCTTCAGAGGGAACCAAATATGAAAATTATATTGAACTTCTAATTGAGATTGAAGAAGAATCCACAAATCGCTTTATTACAACATTAAAAGAAAGTGGAATGCTCAAAAGTAATATTGATCCTTTAATGTCACATATTTTAGCTAATACTCTTTTTTCAGGAATTTTTGAAACCGTTAGGCATAATCTACCACGAAATATTGCCATGGAGCATATGCACACCTTGCAACAATTTTTTTGGGGTGGATGGGTCAGATTATTAGGGATTTAATAAATCCCTCAGGCTGCCTAAAACCCGAATTTCTTCGTTGTTGCTGAAACCAAGAACCCTTACGTATGTCTGTATACGCTACGACCTCTCGGTTTCAGCACGCCTCGAACTTCAAATTTTAGGCGGCCTGACATCTTGTTGACTTTGTCAACAATCTGAGGGATTTAATAAATCCCTTTTTTCAGAAATATGAGTTAGACTTATCTAATCATATATGCAAATTTGTAAGGAAGATTTCACCAATCAGCAGTACAACATAGTTCTTGGAGAGGGACTCTAAAAACTACTACTTTTATATCATACGAGGAGAAAATTATGTTAAATCAATCTGTAAAAAACAATAAGCTTCAAGGAAAAGATCTCATTTTTGTGGGTATTTTCACTGCAATATTTTTAGCAATTACCATTATAGTATCAGGATGTGCTTTTTTACCAATTCTTCAAATTATGGTATCCCCAATTTGTGCATTGCTATATGCACCTGTCTATTTGCTGTATTTGGCTAAGGTAGGTAAACCTCTTGCAATTACAATCTTAGGGGTTATTTGCTCTGCATTTGTTGGCCTCTTAGTATATGGTAATGTTTTTTGTTTCCTAGTGAATATGATGATCTTTATTGTCGCAGAATTGATTGCAAAAGCCGGTGGCTATAAAAGCTTCAAGCTAAATGCAATCAGCTATTTTGTAGTATCTTTTTGGACTATGGGTGAGAGTGGTTCTTTCTGGTTCTTTAAAGATTTTGCAGCAGAGCTTTCTTTAAATGGTGGATATACACAAGAATGGGTTGAGGGTGTTTCTAGGTTATCAACACCATTATCCTTTGTAATCGTATTAGCTGCCATCGCTGTGGCCGCTATAATCAGCATTGTATTTGCAAGGAGAATGTTTAAAAAACATTTCAAGAAGGCAGGGATTATCTAAGATGAAACTGATGTTTTCCATGAATCCAATAACAAAAATCATCTTAATACTTTTAGTTAATATTTTGCTATTTAGTTACGGAGACGCAGTTTATGTTACTATTACTACTTGGTATGCAATTTTTTTGATATTTCTATTAGGAAAACATGGTACAGCATATAAGACAGGAATGGCATATCTTACATATTCATTGGTAAATTATTTTATAAGCTTTGCTCCCAAAGCAGTGGTATCTGCTTGGGGGCTTGTAATATACCCCCTATTGCTTTTTATGCCATTGTTTATTTATGGGATACTAACATTTACAACTACACAGATTAGTGATTTACAAGCTGCATTACAAAAGCTTAAAGTCCCCAACAAATTCATATTGATTTTGCTAGTCATATTTCGTTTTTTACCCTCGCTAAACAGTGAAGTGAGAAATATTAAAGCAGCTATGAAACTTAAAGGCGTAAGTAAAAATCCCATAAAATTGGTGGAACACATCTATGTACCTCTTTTGTTCAATTGTATTAAAATTGGCGATGAATTGAGTGCATCTGCCTATACAAGAGGAATGGGGTTATATCCACAGGCAACTCCATTAAAAAAATCTAAATTTGGTTTGCTTGATATTATCAGCTTATGTATGATAGTAACACTTATTTGCATGAGAAGGGGGTTAATAGCTTTATGATACGGTTTAGACATGTAAATTTTTCTTACCATAGCCCAGACGAAGAATCCAAAGAACTAATTTTAAAGGATATTAATATTTCTATTGAAAAAGGGGAATGTGTGTTATTTACAGGAGCTTCAGGTTGCGGAAAGTCAACACTTTTGCAGTTAATCAATGGTATCATCCCTGAATTTACAAATGGAACTGTGGATGGAGATATCCTATTACAAAATCGGAGAGCAGATACCTTAAGTATTGCTGAAAGGTCGATGCTTGTCGGTTCGGTTTTCCAAAATCCAAAATCTCAATTTTTTCATCTAAATACTTCCGATGAAATATGTTTTGGTGCTGCAAATCATAGAGTTCCTATAGAAAAAATTAAGGACAGATTTAATGACACAGTAGCACTATTCTCTATAGAAGATTTGATGAACAGAAACATTTTACAGCTATCTGGTGGAGAAAAACAGCAGATAGCATGTGCTTCTGTGACCATGAGCCAACCATCTATTTATTTGCTAGACGAACCTAGTTCTAATTTGGACCCAGAAAGCATAAAAAAATTAAAAACCATTTTACTTGAATTAAAAAAACTTGGAAATACCATCTTAATTGCAGAACATAGATTATATTATGCATTAGAGGTATGTGACCGAGTAATTTATATGCAAAAAGGACGGATAGTATTTGATCAAGGAAAAGAAGAATTTATGAATCAATGTGATCAAAAAGCACATGGGCTTAGGAGCTTTTATGCCAATTCTATTGACAAACTTTGGAAAGGTTGTTATGAAGAAGTGGAAGGAAAAATAGAAGATAGCATTTGTATCAACGAAATGCTTGTTACCTATCCCAATAAAGTAGCGGTTGATATTACAGATTTAGAACTACCTAAACATAAGGTAGTGGCAATTGTAGGAGGTAATGGAGCGGGCAAATCAAGTTTTGTTCGTGCCCTTGTAGGTATTGATAAAACAAAGCACTTTATATTAAATGGCAAAAAAGCTAAAAGGAAGGACTGCATAAAGCAAAGCTATATGGTTATGCAGGATGTAAATTGTCAATTATATTCAGAGTCTGTATTGGACGAATTAGTTGATTTAACAGAGGAAACTGATGAGGAAATTGCAAAGGCAAAGGAAATACTCACCAAGCTTCACCTTATTGACTTTGTAGAAAGTCATCCTTTGGCATTGTCCGGGGGACAAAAACAAAGATTGGCAATTGCCTGTGCATTGTTTTTAGATAAAAAAATATTGGTATTTGATGAACCAACAAGTGGATTAGATTATAAAAATATGCTGAATGTATCCTTAATTCTGAAAGATTTAAAGGAAAAAGTGGATTGCTTAATAGTTATTACCCACGATATAGAATTAATTGAACAATGTGCTGACTATATTTTAGAAATCCATCAAGGACGAGTGAAAAGACAACTAATAAAAAACGAGGAGGAAATTAAATGGAAACAAAAAATCCCCTACTCCGCTTATGGGAATTAGGAAAAGATGAGCATAAAAAACTAAAATCAGCTACGGTACTGGCCATTTTCGGTGTGATTTTTGGAATTGTTCCCTTTTTTTGTGCCGCAAAAGTGATAGTCGCCTTATTGAATGATCAAAAAGACTTTGGATTTTATGTTTTATGGTGCTTTATTGCCCTTGGCGGTTATGTTTTACGCACCCTACTCTATAATATGGCCCTTGCTTTTTCACACAAAGGCACCTTTAGAATTTTAAAACATATTAGACAAATGGTTTTAGAAAAGCTTCCAAAGCTGCCTTTGGGATCTGTTATGGAGGTCTCCAGCGGTAAAATGAAACAGGTGATTGTAGACCAAATTGAAGGAATGGAGGTTACACTCGCCCACCTCATACCTGAAATGACCGCTAACATCATCGCACCTATTTTAGTAATTATTTATCTCCTTATTTTAGATTGGAGATTAGCACTTTTATCACTGGTATCTATCCCCCTTGGTATGGTTTTTATGATGCTAATTATGCGTGATTATGCAAAGGACTATGAGCAATCGGTTAAAACCACACAGGATATGAATGAAACCATAGTTGAGTATATTGCAGGTATTGAAGTAATCAAAGCCTATAACCAAG
This DNA window, taken from Maledivibacter sp., encodes the following:
- a CDS encoding TetR/AcrR family transcriptional regulator produces the protein MRPVNEELKSEILNISKKEFLDHGYNKTTVRSIATSLGCTTGAIYRYYKDKSAIFDALVKEPCEILLKRFRETSLNISSYSEDVQVKSVPEMSADEFDWMVDYIYDNYDVFRLICCASEGTKYENYIELLIEIEEESTNRFITTLKESGMLKSNIDPLMSHILANTLFSGIFETVRHNLPRNIAMEHMHTLQQFFWGGWVRLLGI
- a CDS encoding energy-coupling factor transporter transmembrane protein EcfT, with translation MKLMFSMNPITKIILILLVNILLFSYGDAVYVTITTWYAIFLIFLLGKHGTAYKTGMAYLTYSLVNYFISFAPKAVVSAWGLVIYPLLLFMPLFIYGILTFTTTQISDLQAALQKLKVPNKFILILLVIFRFLPSLNSEVRNIKAAMKLKGVSKNPIKLVEHIYVPLLFNCIKIGDELSASAYTRGMGLYPQATPLKKSKFGLLDIISLCMIVTLICMRRGLIAL
- a CDS encoding L-2-amino-thiazoline-4-carboxylic acid hydrolase; its protein translation is MVKYMENYIINNFDEKIAKFICENTDDQLTKLKENCMEESKNRRGNLFKSIFPAIALYRVLQIQMSREEAFEHMKKMISDNTKKNSRKVYERMGKLPFFFSLFRKMFTMGLKGDSWDVEWVENNKSNFEYNIKGCLWNDAFKRYDCHELCALFCNNDEINFTNVSPKMHFERKYALGYGDHMCDFHFYAMKKNKTASK
- a CDS encoding MptD family putative ECF transporter S component, with translation MLNQSVKNNKLQGKDLIFVGIFTAIFLAITIIVSGCAFLPILQIMVSPICALLYAPVYLLYLAKVGKPLAITILGVICSAFVGLLVYGNVFCFLVNMMIFIVAELIAKAGGYKSFKLNAISYFVVSFWTMGESGSFWFFKDFAAELSLNGGYTQEWVEGVSRLSTPLSFVIVLAAIAVAAIISIVFARRMFKKHFKKAGII
- a CDS encoding ABC transporter ATP-binding protein, with product MIRFRHVNFSYHSPDEESKELILKDINISIEKGECVLFTGASGCGKSTLLQLINGIIPEFTNGTVDGDILLQNRRADTLSIAERSMLVGSVFQNPKSQFFHLNTSDEICFGAANHRVPIEKIKDRFNDTVALFSIEDLMNRNILQLSGGEKQQIACASVTMSQPSIYLLDEPSSNLDPESIKKLKTILLELKKLGNTILIAEHRLYYALEVCDRVIYMQKGRIVFDQGKEEFMNQCDQKAHGLRSFYANSIDKLWKGCYEEVEGKIEDSICINEMLVTYPNKVAVDITDLELPKHKVVAIVGGNGAGKSSFVRALVGIDKTKHFILNGKKAKRKDCIKQSYMVMQDVNCQLYSESVLDELVDLTEETDEEIAKAKEILTKLHLIDFVESHPLALSGGQKQRLAIACALFLDKKILVFDEPTSGLDYKNMLNVSLILKDLKEKVDCLIVITHDIELIEQCADYILEIHQGRVKRQLIKNEEEIKWKQKIPYSAYGN
- a CDS encoding metal-dependent transcriptional regulator, with the translated sequence MEKLTFVMENYLEAIYELSNKGDSGARLSDIAKRLGVTKASANSAMSTLAQKGLISNEKYKEIFLTPKGKILSEQTSHKHHVIRHFFVEVLKVDLKIADGDACAIEHVISNEAVLAMEDYLSNQIIPD